A region from the Triticum urartu cultivar G1812 chromosome 1, Tu2.1, whole genome shotgun sequence genome encodes:
- the LOC125544220 gene encoding protein MICRORCHIDIA 2-like isoform X2, giving the protein MPAVMAGVDGGGRSLDCRSFWKAGASEGPSVPIREFHDALETGDFDRARVHPKFLHTNATSHKWAFGAISELLDNAVDEICNGATFIKVDKSTNTKDNSPMLVFQDDGGGMDPEGVRQCMSLGFSTKKSKTTIGQYGNGFKTSTMRLGADAIVFTRAIRESKVTLSIGLLSYTFLRRTMKDDIVVPMLDFEVQDGQIAPLVYGSQGDWDSSLKIILDWSPFSSKEELLQQFEDMDSHGTKVVIYNLWMNDDGLLELDFDDDDEDILLRDQGQNSGASTKIQKEIIQQHISHRLRFSLRAYSSILYLKKFENFQIILRGKPVEQINIANELKFKKVVTYKPQVAHDSQVVSVKVDIGFAKEAPVLGIFGINVYHKNRLIMPFWKVLQEASSRGRSVIGVLEANFIEPAHDKQDFERTPLFIRLETKLKQIIVDYWKEKCHLIGYQPIDPKLRSQYKAALKDSGGPSVKIRHEASTAQKTGGHLSNLLPQTYDDEAAFRLTANRAGSALHSSGQGSMDSAGLEEVCTLRL; this is encoded by the exons ATGCCGGCGGTGATGGCCGGCGTTGACGGCGGCGGTCGATCCCTGGATTGCCGCAGCTTCTGGAAGGCCGGCGCCAGCGAGGGCCCCTCCGTCCCCATCCGCGAGTTCCACG ATGCGCTGGAGACAGGGGACTTCGACCGCGCCCGCGTGCACCCCAAGTTCCTCCACACCAACGCCACCTCCCACAAGTGGGCGTTCGGAG CTATATCTGAACTTCTTGACAATGCGGTAGATGAG ATCTGCAATGGTGCCACATTCATAAAAGTGGATAAAAGCACCAACACGAAAGACAACAGTCCAATGCTAGTTTTTCAAG ACGATGGAGGAGGAATGGATCCTGAAGGGGTGCGCCAGTGCATGAGCCTAGGATTCTCAACCAAAAAGTCAAAGACAACCATTGGCCAGT ATGGAAATGGCTTTAAGACAAGCACAATGAGACTCGGTGCTGACGCAATTGTTTTTACTCGTGCAATACGTGAAAG TAAAGTTACCTTGAGTATTGGTTTGCTCTCTTACACTTTCCTGAGGAGAACAATGAAGGATGACATTGTTGTCCCCATG CTTGATTTTGAGGTCCAAGATGGCCAAATAGCACCTTTGGTTTATGGTTCACAGGGTGATTGGGATAGTAGCCTAAAGATAATACTTGACTGGTCCCCTTTTTCTTCGAAGGAAGAACTGCTACAGCAG TTCGAGGATATGGATAGTCATGGAACCAAGGTGGTGATATACAATTTATGGATGAATGACGATGGCCTTTTAGAACTTGactttgatgatgatgatgag GACATATTGCTTCGGGATCAAGGTCAAAACAGTGGGGCGTCAACGAAGATTCAAAAAGAAATTATTCAGCAACATATATCTCACAGACTGAGATTCTCATTACGT GCATATAGCTCCATCCTTTACCTCAAGAAGTTTGAGAACTTCCAAATTATACTAAGAGGAAAGCCTGTTGAACAGATAAACATTGCCAATGAGCTGAAGTTTAAGAAAGTAGTTACTtacaaacctcaagttgcccatGATTCTCAAGTG GTGTCAGTGAAGGTAGATATTGGCTTTGCAAAAGAGGCTCCTGTTTTGGGCATTTTTGGGATTAATGTCTACCATAAAAATCGACTAATCATG CCATTCTGGAAGGTCCTTCAAGAAGCATCTAGTAGAGGGAGAAGTGTTATAG GTGTACTTGAGGCAAATTTTATTGAGCCGGCACATGACAAGCAAGACTTTGAGAGGACTCCACTGTTCATTAGGCTGGAAACAAAACTGAAACAAATTATCGTTGATTATTG GAAAGAAAAGTGTCATCTAATAGGTTACCAGCCAATCGATCCGAAATTGAGATCCCAGTATAAGGCTGCTCTTAAAGATTCGGGCGGCCCTAGTGTGAAGATTCGGCATGAAGCTTCCACTGCTCAGAAGACTGGAGGGCACCTCTCAAATTTGCTCCCACAGACATATGATGATGAAGCAGCTTTTAGACTGACAGCTAACAGGGCAG GTTCTGCTTTGCATTCGTCTGGCCAAGGTAGTATGGACTCAGCAGGCTTGGAAGAGGTTTGCACCCTTAGGCTTTGA
- the LOC125544220 gene encoding protein MICRORCHIDIA 2-like isoform X1: MPAVMAGVDGGGRSLDCRSFWKAGASEGPSVPIREFHDALETGDFDRARVHPKFLHTNATSHKWAFGAISELLDNAVDEICNGATFIKVDKSTNTKDNSPMLVFQDDGGGMDPEGVRQCMSLGFSTKKSKTTIGQYGNGFKTSTMRLGADAIVFTRAIRESKVTLSIGLLSYTFLRRTMKDDIVVPMLDFEVQDGQIAPLVYGSQGDWDSSLKIILDWSPFSSKEELLQQFEDMDSHGTKVVIYNLWMNDDGLLELDFDDDDEDILLRDQGQNSGASTKIQKEIIQQHISHRLRFSLRAYSSILYLKKFENFQIILRGKPVEQINIANELKFKKVVTYKPQVAHDSQVVSVKVDIGFAKEAPVLGIFGINVYHKNRLIMPFWKVLQEASSRGRSVIGVLEANFIEPAHDKQDFERTPLFIRLETKLKQIIVDYWKEKCHLIGYQPIDPKLRSQYKAALKDSGGPSVKIRHEASTAQKTGGHLSNLLPQTYDDEAAFRLTANRAGSALHSSGQGSMDSAGLEEDLVDIGSLGVLDPSCNEKLSEENLVLFTRREDLRQRDTQLKQTIGELEHELEETRRKCSQLAAELQLRRSQQQHYM; the protein is encoded by the exons ATGCCGGCGGTGATGGCCGGCGTTGACGGCGGCGGTCGATCCCTGGATTGCCGCAGCTTCTGGAAGGCCGGCGCCAGCGAGGGCCCCTCCGTCCCCATCCGCGAGTTCCACG ATGCGCTGGAGACAGGGGACTTCGACCGCGCCCGCGTGCACCCCAAGTTCCTCCACACCAACGCCACCTCCCACAAGTGGGCGTTCGGAG CTATATCTGAACTTCTTGACAATGCGGTAGATGAG ATCTGCAATGGTGCCACATTCATAAAAGTGGATAAAAGCACCAACACGAAAGACAACAGTCCAATGCTAGTTTTTCAAG ACGATGGAGGAGGAATGGATCCTGAAGGGGTGCGCCAGTGCATGAGCCTAGGATTCTCAACCAAAAAGTCAAAGACAACCATTGGCCAGT ATGGAAATGGCTTTAAGACAAGCACAATGAGACTCGGTGCTGACGCAATTGTTTTTACTCGTGCAATACGTGAAAG TAAAGTTACCTTGAGTATTGGTTTGCTCTCTTACACTTTCCTGAGGAGAACAATGAAGGATGACATTGTTGTCCCCATG CTTGATTTTGAGGTCCAAGATGGCCAAATAGCACCTTTGGTTTATGGTTCACAGGGTGATTGGGATAGTAGCCTAAAGATAATACTTGACTGGTCCCCTTTTTCTTCGAAGGAAGAACTGCTACAGCAG TTCGAGGATATGGATAGTCATGGAACCAAGGTGGTGATATACAATTTATGGATGAATGACGATGGCCTTTTAGAACTTGactttgatgatgatgatgag GACATATTGCTTCGGGATCAAGGTCAAAACAGTGGGGCGTCAACGAAGATTCAAAAAGAAATTATTCAGCAACATATATCTCACAGACTGAGATTCTCATTACGT GCATATAGCTCCATCCTTTACCTCAAGAAGTTTGAGAACTTCCAAATTATACTAAGAGGAAAGCCTGTTGAACAGATAAACATTGCCAATGAGCTGAAGTTTAAGAAAGTAGTTACTtacaaacctcaagttgcccatGATTCTCAAGTG GTGTCAGTGAAGGTAGATATTGGCTTTGCAAAAGAGGCTCCTGTTTTGGGCATTTTTGGGATTAATGTCTACCATAAAAATCGACTAATCATG CCATTCTGGAAGGTCCTTCAAGAAGCATCTAGTAGAGGGAGAAGTGTTATAG GTGTACTTGAGGCAAATTTTATTGAGCCGGCACATGACAAGCAAGACTTTGAGAGGACTCCACTGTTCATTAGGCTGGAAACAAAACTGAAACAAATTATCGTTGATTATTG GAAAGAAAAGTGTCATCTAATAGGTTACCAGCCAATCGATCCGAAATTGAGATCCCAGTATAAGGCTGCTCTTAAAGATTCGGGCGGCCCTAGTGTGAAGATTCGGCATGAAGCTTCCACTGCTCAGAAGACTGGAGGGCACCTCTCAAATTTGCTCCCACAGACATATGATGATGAAGCAGCTTTTAGACTGACAGCTAACAGGGCAG GTTCTGCTTTGCATTCGTCTGGCCAAGGTAGTATGGACTCAGCAGGCTTGGAAGAG GATCTGGTAGATATTGGCTCTCTTGGTGTTCTTGATCCCAGTTGCAATGAGAAGTTGAGTGAAGAAAATTTGGTTCTGTTCACAAG GCGTGAAGATCTTCGGCAACGAGATACACAGTTGAAGCAGACG ATTGGCGAGCTGGAGCATGAACTAGAGGAAACAAGAAGGAAGTGCTCTCAGCTCGCAGCTGAGCTGCAGTTGCGGAGGAGCCAGCAACAACATTACATGTGA